The Treponema succinifaciens DSM 2489 region GAATAATATTCTTTGTAAAAAATCGCCTAACATTGTTTTCAAAGCCGACACAGCGGTCAAGCCGCTGTGCGGTTTGATATGTTGTGCCATTTGTCAACATAAAAAACTCCTTTTGAGAAAAAATATAAAAAAAAACGGAAGGAAAGCGATAGATCGGCACATGGCCATTCTGATATACGTGGATTCGCCTGAAAATCAGGTTTACCGACAGGTCAATGGTCCGCCTGGAATTCTTTCTCTCTAACTGCGAGCATAGGAAGTTAAAAAGTTTCCCGCTCATAAACCGCTCGAAGATAATTCCTTAAATGCTCACAAATTCCTTCCGTTATGATACAAGTTAATTTTTCGCCAGAATATCTTTAGCGAAAGTTTCATCCCGCAGGTGATTTGATTTCATTGCGCAATAAACTCCTCGACCGTTTTTTGAATGTCGGAAAGCTCCCCCTCATCAATTTTGTTCAAGGCAGTTTTCCTGTTGTCAACAAAATTCATCATTCCCCAGACAAAACATGCAAGCTCCCTTGCCCCCGCCGTCGTTACTAGATTGTAGGGGAGCCCTTTTTGGGAAAGATAAAGCATTCTTTTTCTGAGCCTGAGCGTGCACTTGTCCGCGTAAGAAACGATGGCGGCGGACGCATTTTTCTGCCGCTCTTTTACCCTGACTGATTTTGCCGTGACAACAGAATGCATTCTAAGGCTTCCCGCACACTCAACAAGAAGACTTCTGACTCTTGAATTCCCAGCTTTCGTAATCGCCGTGTGCCGTACTCTATTTCCGCTTGAATCCTCGCCGGGACAAAGTCCTATAAAGCTTACGAAGGACTTCGCCTTTGAAAAACGGGAAAAATCCCCGATTTCCGCGACAATCGAAATAGCGGAGACATAACTGATTCCAGAGATGCACACCAGAGCATCAATTTTTTCCCTCACTTCATCATCCTTGCAGAGTTCCAGAATCTTCGCCTCAATTCTCTGAACTTTGTCCATGAGCGTTATTACTTCGGCGTGATATTCCTCAAATGATTCCTGAAGCCACTTGTCAGCGAAGTTCATCGTCCTGAGCCAAGCCATGTGAGCCTGCGTCCAGTAATGGCCGCTCTGAGGATAAGGCAAGCCCATTCGCAGCAGGAAAGAAAGGAGGTTCTGCTTTGCTTTTTTGAGCATGGTGATTTTTGCCGTCCTGACCCGTGTATATTCCTTTATCGCCTCAAGTTTTTCAGAAGGAAGGCAGACAGGGCTGTAGGTTTTGAAGGCGAGAGTCTTTGCAAGAAGGCGGGCGTCCATCCTGTCTGTCTTGACTTTCTGACCAGGTGCCTTTGCTATTGTCGATGGGGCGATAATGACGCAGGCGAAGTCTTCTTTTTGAAGTTTTCTGCAAAGTCCGTATCCTGTGGGACCTGCCTCGTATCCAATAAGAAAAACTGCATCTTGCCCGACTGATTTTTGAAGGTTCTTCAGGTAGTGAAGCGTGCTTTCAAATTTGGAAGAGCTTTTGTGCTCCGCGAATAATTTGTCTTCACGGCTGTCATAAGCACAGAAAGAATTTGTGTCCTTGTGCACGTCAATTCCGACATAGATTACTTTTGTGTTCTCTGTTACATTGTTCATTGTAGTGCTCCTTTTTGCATGAGGCAGGTCATGCTTGTTGTTTTCTATTCCAAGTTTACGACCGAACCCTCGATTCTGCAAACCTGGTGGCACTACATATTGTCTAAAACGATAGTTATGCCCACGCCCCACTGGGGCGGTAGGATTTTTAGTATTTAAAATTTTTGGACATACAAATTTTCTCCAAAAAATAAAAATTGGAAGTAATGTATGTCCGAAAAATTTTCAACAGAAAAAGATGGCCAAATAGATTTCTACAATCAGTTTCTGCCAAGAATAAATCCTAATTTAACAGTTGAAGATATTATTGCAAATAATAATGACGGAGTATTAAATGGCAATTTAATTGAGTTTAAGCTTTCCGTGAAAGATTTAAATGAAGTTCTTTTTCAGTGTATAAAATATCTTTCGGCATTAAGAATAAAAGGAACTCCTGTTCCTGCAAGTATTGTAATCGTAGATTTAAATTCAACAAAATCATATTTGTACAAATCAGAGAATTATCTTGAATTCATAGAAAAAATATATAACGGTGGTGCTTCAAAAAATAATTCAGGCTTTATCGGTGGTGAACCAGAACAAATATTTAACTATTCAAAATCCGTAGAAACTGAAAATTTAATTTCATTGTTAAAGGAAAATACTTTTACAAAAATCCACATTGATGAAAACTGTATTGTAGGTTGGGCAGAACATTATTACAGAATAAAAGAAATAGCTAGAAAAGAAGATTTTCTTGGTGATGATAAAGGAAAACATAAAACAATAGGTGAAATCAGAAATCCGACAGTTTTTAAAGATTATATTTATGCTTATGAAGGTGAAACAAACGTTAAGTTCAATTACCTTATGGATAAACTTAACGATACAATCCTAAAGAAAAATCTCGGTGCTTTTTACACACATCCTCTTTACGCTCAAAAAGCTGCTGAACTTGTAAGGAAAGCAATTGAACGAGTTCCAGAAGGTAATGATTACATCATTCTTGACCGCTGTGCCGGAACTGGTAATTTGGAAAGTGCCTTGACAGATGAAGAATTATCTCATTGTATTGTATCTACGGTAGAATACTATGAGTATAAAGTTTTACAAGAACTTATCGGCTCAAAAGTCAGGGCTATAATTCCGCCTACAGAAACAAAGGAAACTTTTAACGCAGGTTTAGTAAACGGAGCAGATGCACTTTCAAAAGAATATGTTGAAAATGAAGTTATAAAACAATATATAGATAACCCCAAATATACTATCATTCTTTTTGAAAATCCACCGTATGCCGAAACAACTTCCATCGAACATCAGAAGTCTGGCAAAGGAAAAGAATCATCTGCCTGGAAGCAGTCATATGTTGTTACGGAAATGAAAAAGGAAGTCAAAGGCACAGTTTCAAATGATTTGGGCAATGCATTTATATGGTCTGCTTTTAAATTTTATCTTCGTCAGCCAACAGATAGTTACATTGTTTTCTCTCCAGTAAAATATTGGAAGGCTCAGCATCTAATAAATAAAAAATTCCTTGACGGTTACGCATTCAATCGCCGACATTTTCATACAAATATAGATGCTTGTGTTATGTGTGCATTATGGAGCAATGAAAATTCAAATATTAATGAGATAAAAATCAACGGTATTGACATTGATGAAAAAACAAATAAATTCAGAGATGAAATAGTTTTACCAGTTAAACAGATTTTTAATTCTTACAGCGACTTTTATTTTGATAAACAGAAATATGACGCAGATAAACAAAGTTCAATTCTTTGCAATCTTGATGGTACTGAATACACAGGTAATACACGAAGAGTAAATCCAGTTGTAAATGAAAATATCATTGGATATTTGGCTGTTTATAGTTCAGGTTTTGATAATCCAGATTTACATTCAAGTTTACTTACTTGTGGAAGATATGATGGTAATGGATTTTATCTTCGTAAAACTAATTATTTGGAAAAACTTCCAATGTTTGCTGCAAGTCGTTATATAACTTACAACCGGGAATGGACGGAACGGGCAAGAATTATGAAATCTGCCGATAAAGCGGAAACATTTTTTGCTGACGCAAAAAATGGAAAATTAAACAATTTCTTTTTGAAATGTCTTTTGTTCACTTGTATTGAAATGCAGAATCACTGCCGAACTTTTACAGGTTCAGACGGTCGTTTTTA contains the following coding sequences:
- a CDS encoding IS110 family transposase encodes the protein MPPGLQNRGFGRKLGIENNKHDLPHAKRSTTMNNVTENTKVIYVGIDVHKDTNSFCAYDSREDKLFAEHKSSSKFESTLHYLKNLQKSVGQDAVFLIGYEAGPTGYGLCRKLQKEDFACVIIAPSTIAKAPGQKVKTDRMDARLLAKTLAFKTYSPVCLPSEKLEAIKEYTRVRTAKITMLKKAKQNLLSFLLRMGLPYPQSGHYWTQAHMAWLRTMNFADKWLQESFEEYHAEVITLMDKVQRIEAKILELCKDDEVREKIDALVCISGISYVSAISIVAEIGDFSRFSKAKSFVSFIGLCPGEDSSGNRVRHTAITKAGNSRVRSLLVECAGSLRMHSVVTAKSVRVKERQKNASAAIVSYADKCTLRLRKRMLYLSQKGLPYNLVTTAGARELACFVWGMMNFVDNRKTALNKIDEGELSDIQKTVEEFIAQ